One region of Triticum aestivum cultivar Chinese Spring chromosome 6B, IWGSC CS RefSeq v2.1, whole genome shotgun sequence genomic DNA includes:
- the LOC123135427 gene encoding uncharacterized protein, which yields MLRLRRSLLSHILSSPSASPISHLSRLISAAAPAVSSNPSFAAEDYLVSTCGLTRAQALKASAKISHLKSPANPDAVLSFLAGLGLSTTEAAALIAKDPQFLCARVERTLAPVVVELTALGLSHSEIARLASLSGRQFRCRPIVSRLQYYLRLFGTSHNLLRVMKFCNVLSYNLDRVVKPNLALLQGCGLAACDIAKLCISTPRLLAASPKRVQAIVACAQNIGVPRGSGMFRHALRAVASCREEEIAARVEYLRNTFRWTDAEVGMAISKFPPVLNKSKESLQLRSEFLISEAGLEPVHIAQRSVILGHSLEGRLRPRYYAMRFLKENGLLKRDSSYYTVFKESDMTFKKKFIHPHKEAAPHLEKDYDAACKGEVPTNFRFT from the coding sequence ATGCTCCGGCTCCGTCGCAGCCTCCTCTCCCATATCCTCTCGTCCCCCTCCGCCTCTCCCATCTCCCACCTCAGCCGCCtcatctccgccgccgcgcccgccgtctCCTCGAACCCTAGCTTCGCAGCGGAGGACTACCTCGTCTCCACCTGCGGCCTCACCCGGGCACAGGCCCTCAAGGCCTCCGCCAAGATCTCCCACCTCAAGTCCCCAGCTAATCCCGATGCCGTCCTCTCATTCCTCGCCGGCCTGGGTCTCTCCACCACCGAGGCCGCCGCCCTCATAGCCAAGGACCCGCAGTTCCTCTGCGCCAGGGTTGAGAGGACCCTGGCGCCCGTCGTCGTCGAGCTCACCGCTCTCGGTCTGTCGCACTCTGAGATCGCGCGCCTAGCCTCACTCAGCGGCCGCCAATTCCGTTGTAGACCCATCGTCTCCAGGCTGCAATACTACCTGCGCCTCTTCGGCACCTCCCACAACCTCCTCCGAGTGATGAAGTTCTGCAATGTCCTCTCATACAACCTCGACAGGGTGGTCAAGCCCAATTTGGCGTTACTGCAAGGGTGCGGGCTAGCTGCTTGTGATATTGCCAAGCTGTGCATCTCAACACCGAGGTTGCTCGCCGCCAGCCCCAAGCGTGTCCAGGCGATTGTGGCGTGCGCTCAAAACATAGGTGTGCCCCGTGGTTCTGGGATGTTCAGGCACGCGCTGCGTGCTGTTGCATCTTGCAGAGAGGAGGAGATAGCAGCCAGAGTGGAGTACTTGAGGAACACGTTCAGGTGGACGGATGCTGAGGTAGGCATGGCCATTTCTAAGTTTCCACCGGTGCTGAATAAGTCCAAGGAATCGCTGCAGCTCAGGTCTGAGTTCCTCATCTCCGAGGCGGGTTTGGAACCGGTGCACATTGCTCAACGGTCGGTAATACTCGGGCACAGCCTAGAGGGACGGCTCAGGCCCCGGTACTATGCTATGAGGTTTCTCAAGGAAAATGGATTGCTCAAGCGCGACTCAAGCTACTATACTGTTTTCAAGGAGTCCGACATGACATTCAAGAAGAAGTTCATACACCCTCATAAGGAAGCTGCACCGCACCTTGAAAAAGACTACGATGCTGCTTGCAAAGGGGAAGTGCCCACTAATTTCAGATTCACATAA